In Gimesia panareensis, the genomic window GAGGTTCGGACATTCTTCGCGAATCCGTTTCACGACGTTGCGAACCAGACGGGTCCGGTTTTCCAGTGATCCTCCATATTCGCCGGGACGGTTTTTCGCAGCGAGCAGTTCTGACAGCAGATAACGGTGGCACTGTTTGATATCCACGAAATCGACGCCGATCGATTCCGCCAGTTTTGCGGCGACGACATACTTGTCTTCGATTCGCTTCAGATCATCATCTGACAGAAGCGGATAACTTTCATCGACGACTTTGCCGGTCGCTTTATCAATGGTACGCGGATCCAGCACCTGGTCGTGTGTGGCGAGCAGCGGTTTTTCAAAACTGAAGCGGCCGGAATGCGTGAGCTGCAGACCGATGACCAGTCCCTCATCGGAACCAAAGACTTCGGTGTGTGCCTCGCGACAACCGGCCAGCATTTTCTCCAAGGCAGGCGCGGTCTGTTCGTTGATCATCAACTGGCGGGGATTCATCCGGGCTTCGGGACCGATGGCAGTGGCTTCTCCCCAGATCAGCGACGCGCCGCCAGCACCGAAGCGTTGATAGCGACGGTAAGTCAGTTCATCCGGAAAGCCATCCGTGGTGCCGTCACAGCCTTCCATCGGCTGGATTCCCAATCGGCTCTTCGCCTGGAGATGACCGATCTGAATCGGTTCGTAGAGCACCTTAAAATTATCAGAAACCTGAATCGGGCAGCCCAGGCGTTCCGAATCGGCGACGACATCTTCCGGGGTTTTATATTTATAAAATTTGGCCATAGCGGGAGACCTGATGCGATTTTCTTAGGTGATTGACGGCTGTTCAAAGCGGACTTTTACCGAGTGTACTCAAACAGGGGATGAATTACCATTCTGCCCGTTGTAAGGAGAACAGCAGCTTAGACAGGGACTGTGAGCGGCTGTCCGTTATCACGGGCAGAGAGCCCCAGCAGATAGGGAACGGCCACTTCCGCCCATTCTTCCGCGGTGGGGTAGTGATCCGCATGCGCGCCAAAACAGCTTTGCAGCAGACGCGTATTGATGATCCCCGGGTTCAGAGGGACCGCTGCCATGCCGCGGGGTAATTCCTGGGCCAGTGATTGAGTCAACCCTTCGACGGCCCACTTGGTGGCACAGTAGGAGGCGACTTCGCCTGAAGCCGAACGGCCCCAGCCCGAGCTGAAATTGACAATCACCCCCGACTGTTTTTCCAGCATCGCAGGGACGAAATGTCGAATCGTATTGATCGTCCCTTTGATATTCACGTCCACGATGCTGTCAATCTCTTCCGCCGGGATTTCCCACAGCGGCGCGTTGTCATTGATGACGGCGGCGTTGTTGAGCAGCAGATCGGGAGGACCCAGCTCAGAAACGACGGATGCGGCCCAGTTCTGCACGGCCCGATCATCGGCGACATCCAGCGCGGTAAACTGATGGGGCGCGCCGAACTGACTGGCCAGTTCGGCGATCGGTTCCGCTGAACGTCCACAGCCTGCCACCGTGTGACCGGCGGCAATAAACTCCGACACCATGGCGCGCCCCAGTCCCTGGGTCACGCCAGT contains:
- a CDS encoding SDR family oxidoreductase — encoded protein: MSKVIVITGVTQGLGRAMVSEFIAAGHTVAGCGRSAEPIAELASQFGAPHQFTALDVADDRAVQNWAASVVSELGPPDLLLNNAAVINDNAPLWEIPAEEIDSIVDVNIKGTINTIRHFVPAMLEKQSGVIVNFSSGWGRSASGEVASYCATKWAVEGLTQSLAQELPRGMAAVPLNPGIINTRLLQSCFGAHADHYPTAEEWAEVAVPYLLGLSARDNGQPLTVPV
- a CDS encoding oxidoreductase, translating into MAKFYKYKTPEDVVADSERLGCPIQVSDNFKVLYEPIQIGHLQAKSRLGIQPMEGCDGTTDGFPDELTYRRYQRFGAGGASLIWGEATAIGPEARMNPRQLMINEQTAPALEKMLAGCREAHTEVFGSDEGLVIGLQLTHSGRFSFEKPLLATHDQVLDPRTIDKATGKVVDESYPLLSDDDLKRIEDKYVVAAKLAESIGVDFVDIKQCHRYLLSELLAAKNRPGEYGGSLENRTRLVRNVVKRIREECPNLVIATRMNGYDGIPYRGAGDDFIGEPCPHELPLQTAFGTDPNDHLKEDLTEPLEVARLLKEWGVSMINISNGNPYANPHIVRPAEFPPTDGYHAPEHPLIGVARHFRIASQIQAAVPDIPVVGSGYSWLQDFAMHAAAANVEQGKISIVGMGRATLSQPEFAKQLQEEGKLKRKTVCRTFSYCTNLMRTKDHPLGQYPTGCPPFDKEVYDPLWKEAKAKLEAKQKASEE